The following DNA comes from Stegostoma tigrinum isolate sSteTig4 unplaced genomic scaffold, sSteTig4.hap1 scaffold_571, whole genome shotgun sequence.
CTGCCCGCCCGGGCCGCCCCGGCCCCCCGGGCGCCCGCCCCGCTGCGCCTCGCCAACGCAGCCGGCCGCTGGAGGGCGTCCCGGGGCCCCACCGAGGCCGCCCAGGCCCTCAGCGACATCCTGCGCCGGGCCCGGCAGGCGGGGGGCAGCCACGTCCACGCCGCCCCCCAAAGCCAGCAAGTCGCTGTGGGACCTCTCGGCCCTGTCGCAGCTCTCGGGCTCCAGCTGGGGGGCCGGCTCGGCCCAGGACCACCTGGAGCTGGGCGATGACGCCAGGGTGagtggtgggtgttggtgtggggggggggggggggtgctggggggtGAGGGGTCCGGGAGGGGTGAcggtggagggtggggggggtgggggggggggggggaggcgtcAAAATGGGGAATGGGCGAGGGTCGACGCAGGAGAACCCGGTCGATGTGACGTATCTAGAATATGACGGTGGGGGGCGCTGTTGGTGGGGTaaattgtgggggtggggggttgcgggGGAGCGGTGCGGACCCGACCTCAGTCCGTGCCGACCCCAgtttatcctaaattaatccagcacCCCCGCCGCCATGCCCACAgccacagaaacaggcccttcgcccatCCCCGTCCGTGCCGGCCCCAGGTCCCCTACATTAACCCGGCCCCCGTTTAGAGAcattacagaaacaggcccttcggcccatccccGTCCGTGCCGGCCCCCAGATCCCCCTACATTAACCCGGCCCCCGTTTAGAGACgttacagaaacaggcccttcggcccctccCCGTCCGTGCCGGCCCCCAGATCCCCCTACATTAACCCGGCCCCCTTTTCGAGACGTTAcagatacaggcccttcggcccatccccGTCCGTGCTGGCCCCCAGATCCCCCTACATTAACCCGGCCCCCTTTTCGAGACGTTAcagatacaggcccttcggcccatccccGTCCGTGCTGGCCCCCAGTTCCCCTACATTAACCCGGCCCCCGTTTAGAGACgttacagaaacaggcccttcggcccctccCCGTCCGTGCCGGCCCCCAGATCCCCCTACATTAACCCGGCCCCCTTTTCGAGACGTTAcagatacaggcccttcggcccatccccGTCCGTGCTGGCCCCCAGATCCCCTACATTAACCCGGCCCCCGTTTAGAGACgttacagaaacaggcccttcggcccatccccGTCCGTGCCGGCCCCCAGATCCCCTACGTTAACCCGGCCCCCGTTTAGAGACGTTAcagatacaggcccttcggcccatccccGTCTGTGCCGGCCCCCAGATCCCCTACATTAACCCGGTCCCCGTTTGCCCAGCATCCGGCCcctgtccctctaaacccctccctaTCCATGGGGAAggaatgggccgaagggccaaaCAGAAAgttcagggagggggatgggggaggaaaCGTGCAGGTCACGGTGGGGGGGTGCATTACGGGCCGTGGGCTGGAGCTGCGGGGGGGGGGCGTGTCGACGGGGTAGGGGGGAGGAGACGGGCAGAAGCGGTCACCCCTGGCCCGTTGTCTGATGTGTGCGTATCTCTtgccccccacctccacacccaccCCCGCTGCAGTCCCGCCACCTGAGGGCGCAGGCCACCCCGGCCGCCACCCTGATGAAGCACCGCGATGCCCACAAGGACGAAGAGCCACTGCCCAGGATACGGGCGCCAGGACTTTCTACCCGGGGCCGACCCCCAGGCCGACCCCCGGGCCACGGGCCCTCCCGCTCGCACTGGCACGTGCCCGGCCCCCGGCCCCCAGGGTCACGTCCGGGGGGCTCAGACCGTCCGAGGAGTGACGCTGCGGTGGCGgacgggcgtgggggggggggtgtgggccAGCGACGCCTCCCAAAGCCGATCGGTCCgatcccaccacctcctccccccaaccccgCCAGCACCTCGTGGGGTTGTGGCTGGTGGGTGCAGAGAGAGAGCCGGAAGAGTGAGCTTCGAAGCCGCCACGGACGATCGGCTGAAACTGCCGGCGGGTAGCGGGAGTGGttgggagggggtgggtgagCTGAGAGGGGtgtttggttgggggggggggggtgttggggtttgGGGTGGTGGCGGGGTGATCTGACATTTTAATGCCGGGGGAGCGCGGATTAGCCAACGACCCCCCGGCTCCCCCACCAACCCTGctaatggggagggggggggtggcatCAGTGACTGGGGAAGAGAGGTCCCCCCGCCCCGCTTGAAGTCGCCAACTATctcgggaggaggaggagggggggggggaaaggctGCGTCTCAGGGGGAGTTCCAGAGGTGTTGGGGTTgggttggggcgggggggaggcAGCGGGAAGGGGAGAGCCCGAGAAACCGGTCGGTCGCCTCCCCCTTACAGCCCCGCGCGGTGGCCGGAGTCTGAAACTGCAGCGTGACATGAAGGTGTTTACATAGGGAGATCCCATTCGCGAGCTCCGTAATCCGggccgacactccctccctcccggtgccaggactgagggagcgccgcactgtcggggggagatggatatactctgggggggggggggactcgagctccataatccaggccgacactccctccctccctccctcccggtgccagtactgagggagcgccgcactgtcggggggagatggatatactctggggggggggatggagctccataatccaggccaacactccctccctcccggtgccaggactgagggagcgccgcactgtcgggggagatggatatactctggggggggggatggagctccataatccaggccaacactccctccctcccggtgccaggactgagggagcgccgcgctgtcggtggttggggggggggggggtcgcggGTGGAGATGGATGTATCGTACCTGGGGAGCTGCTGTTTCTCAGGGtttgtggttggggggggggaggaagataACGGAGCATTGGGACGTCGAGGCTGTGCCGTGGTGGGAGGAATCCCCCTGGTGTCCCACAGCCTGTCTACCTCTCACCACCCAAACCCTGGGtgggccgccgtggccgggatcTTGCTGTGGTGCGTCGTGCGTCACTCAGAAATAAAGCCGTTGCTGGAATCTGAGCCTTTCCGGGACGGCCAACCCTACCC
Coding sequences within:
- the LOC125449929 gene encoding basic proline-rich protein-like — its product is MKHRDAHKDEEPLPRIRAPGLSTRGRPPGRPPGHGPSRSHWHVPGPRPPGSRPGGSDRPRSDAAVADGRGGGGVGQRRLPKPIGPIPPPPPPNPASTSWGCGWWVQRESRKSELRSRHGRSAETAGG